The DNA window TAATTAATCCGCAAGATTTACCTAATAGGAGCGTAAAAAACAAATAGAGAAGTATCACAAGTAGTTCAATTAAGTTAAAGTCTCGACTTAAATAAGAAGTTCAATTTGAAGACTTGATTAGTTCCAAACAAATGAACAATTAGTTATTAATATTCACTAAATTGAACAAATGTTTGATCAATCTCAACAAAACactaaaattaaactaaacaCGTAGTAGTTCTTGATTAAATTGTGAGTTAAGTAAATAAGATATTTGCGATCCTTTAAAATAAGTTTTCTGAAACAtgaatttttttaagtaaattggATTGATAAAATACCCCTAAATCAACAAATTATAGGTGGAAATGTCTTCTAAATTTCTTACAGTCTACTCCAATATTTTCGAACTCTTTGACCAAACAATCAACTTCAACACCTCCCGTGTATGCTTTACATGATGCCAGAATATCATGTGCTCGGCTGTAGAAATGTCCTGCAACTAAGTCTtcgaaattctgaaaaccaaAAATGACTTAAATCAGTTTCTTGAACcccaagaaaagaaaataaatcaatTCTTTCCAATAACAGTATTATTTTTTTGCGGACATCGCATTGGtattcagaaaataatattatgACATAACACTACGTTGAAAACATGCTACAAGCGAACGCGGTGGTAAATCAAATATGCTAGAGATATACAAGAAATGAACCAAACCTTTGGAGGCTTTCTTATCGTGTACGTCATTGTCCTCAACGATAGAATGAATGTACTTTGATTATACTCCTGGGCATCCATTTCACCGTCTGGTGTACCCATCGAATCTTCATATTCAGGTTCGTTGAAGTAAGGCTTTGAGTTCAAGATTAGCCCTTGTATGGAGACTAGAACTTGTAGCATTGTTGAAACACCTTTAGTCCACATCTCTTCTTTGCTGCCAGACCAGGTGTTAAGTAGACTGAGACATACTGTGCCGCAGTCATACAAATTCGGGTTGATCTCAAGACCTCCAGAATGGTAATGGACGTTCTGCCACGataaaaaaaaatgacttttttgtCAGAATTGAATTAAGAAGAGTGATAAAGAAAATAATGTGAGTCAGTTAGTGTCCTCAACCGCGTACCGGGGGTACATCGGGATAGCCACTGGGAAAGTGaatatcaaaaaagaaaagaCCGTTATGGTAAGGAGTCCCTTCTGCTCCAATAATCACAGCCCTCATGAGATCCATCCTTGATTCATAGGCTCTCACAAATATTGTATCTAATGAGCAATAAAGAAAAAAGTCAAACATATGACAGAAAATATTACAGGCTATTTAGTATTTGGAATACTATACTCACCCGGCAAATGTTTCTCCAAAATTTTCCACTCTTTCTGGATTTTTTTAGCCCAACTCTTTAGATTCTGCTCATGAAATAGGTAAGTATGCAAATCCATATAATTAAGAATAAGACTGAAACAAAGTGAGTcattaaaacaaagaaaaaagagaagctAACCTGTTTTGAGGAGGAATTATCATTAATAAAGTGATGATCCGAAGTGTCGATGACAGTATCAAATTGCTTAAAACTTTGAAGTTTCCTCAGAGTTACATTTTCAGCTTTATGCACATCTCTTGCAGATTTGAGAGCACCAGTGGAACCATGCGCATGCTTAGGAGTGGCAACGAAACTACAAGAACTCTTCGACCAAAACTTTCCTGATTCTACTCCACAAGGACGCAATGATCCGTTCTGTCCAATAAAATTTGAACGGAACGAACTACCACTTCCAGCTCCCACCTTAGCACATTCAAATCGCCCCAAATATGGCGGCTTCATCACATCTGGATTGTCAGCCAAACCATGCTTCCCTTTGCTGCGGACAGATTTCATAAACCGCCGAGACTTAGATGACTCTACTCCCAATGAATTCTTCTTACTAGCTGCAGCTTTAGAAGACAATTGTGTTCCACAAGATTGCAAACTAGAACTACCGATTTTAAATCCTCGGGTTATAGAGTTATTGGGCTGAAACGTAAAAGGTGCCTCGATTCCGGTTGGTAGATCAACATTATCAAACTGTGCCTGTAATAAGGTATACTCATCTACTTCCATACATTCATCTGAACTCAAATCAAGGTAGTCAACATTGATTACATTATGTGATACTGAAGGTTGACGATTGGAAGACTCAATCCCACTAATTGTTCCACTTTTTTCCATGCCACGCtgccaataaataaaataaaacaaatcctTAAAAGGCCCAATTTATAGCAAGAAACAACATAGAACATGTTATACAAACCGCAACTTGATGATTATCACCATAACCCTCATGAAGAGCTTCAGGTGACTTCCCCTTGTTATGTTTACGATTTATTTCACCAAGTATCATCAAATCATCATCGTCGTTCTCATTATCGTCAACAATGTCAATCACGTCATGGAAAATGGACTACAAACAGAatgaataaacaataaaaaaagtaatctagagtgaaaagtgaaaaccCAGATGAAGAATTTAAATAAAGATGAAAACTTTGAATAGATACGATATAAGAAAACCTAAAGAAACAAAACCATGTTAAAGATTTGAGAGAAAAAACCTGTTTCTGTTTTTTGAACATGGGAGTATGTCGGAACATTGAAGGAGGAACTTCGACAACATCAGGGTCCATGATTCCAAAACTGTAATCAAATGAAACCCTTGCATTGTGTTGTGTGTGAGAATGATGAGTATGGAAAGAAAGAGTGAACGTTTTGAGCGGGGTTTTCAATTTTGGGAATAAATATTCTCTTCAAGACACACAACACATTATACTCAATTTTTTGGAAAATAGAAAGTCactcaatttttttgaaaattttgaaattctataaattattttgaaactCTGTAAATTATTAGGTGAATATGAATGTAGTATTCATATAAAAGAATATCTATAAAAACATTAAATGAtgtatctatttatttatttccaaTATTTAATAGAAATTAATATTCTAATTCAATTGAAAAATATTGACATTattaaaccttttggtatttatTATGGTTtcctaatttaaaaaaataagtttttgaaTTTTGTCCTAATAAATCATTTTAGGGACTGCAAGAACTTTTTTATTAAGTAATTTTTTTTGGGTGAAATTTCACCTTTTTAAAGATGAAtaattgagaagtggtgaattctCTAACACCCTAATTTTTTCACGCGTGATAtcgtaaaataaattaaaattatacacaTAATTCATATTAGGATTTCACGCATCTCAAATCACTATATAATATGAGAAAAACTTGTATGAATACGAACATAAATCATTAGTGTTAggataaaatatatataacacataatttaaaataaaatattaacacCTGTCTCACATTCACCTTCATTTAGGATATCTCATCAAAATGTTTCTAACAATGGAGATTTTACACTAAATATCCCATCAACAAATAAGTTAAAAGAAATAATAACAATATGAACTCAATCTCAaaagtaattataataataattggtGTTTCATGGATCACATTCAATTTAGGCTTGTTTGGTGGAAACAAAATTAACAGAAAGTAGATGGAATGATTTGTAAAGTCCTTTAGGAATTAAGAGTCTAGAATAGGATTGTGGCAAACAATATAGATCATCCCTTAAGCTCTCTCAAAAAAAACACTTTTAGTAAAACTTCGGCcttatagaaaagaaaaaaaagtgcaAATCTAAAAAGGCTTTTGCAGCAAGTTGAATTGTACTGCAATTTTTCTTTATCGTAATATTAATACTAACTTAAacgaataaattaattaattaatttataatgtaTAATCAAATCAACAGTTAGATTAAACTTTTGAGATGGTTCCCAATAAGTTTCACTTACTATTTTCAAATTCTAAAGAATAATAAACCATTTTATCTAAAAACAACCTTTTCAATCTAAAAAAGCagaatttcaattaattttttatattattattattattactattattattatacctaaataaaaaaatctaatatttaAACAGTCCAATTTTCTATAGGTATTTTAACCTTTTTGTTGGAACTGAAATCCAAATTTTAAATGATTGAACATGTGAGGTTAGAATGATAATTATATCCACAAACTTTTGCACTTTTACTCAATATTAGAAGCTGTATTTGTTaataaatggttatatagatagATGTTTACACAAAATACATGTAATTATGCGTAAAAAAACAGGATGAAACtacttaaaaattaattaacatcAAATTTCAATAATTACAAATGATGATGAAAACTAAAAACTAGATTTGCTTGCTTTTCTTTTAGAGCAAGAAACAATAGAtgataaagaaaaaacaaaaaccaaCTTGAAGTTGATGTAATAAGCCTCTTTAGTATCATCCTCACCattgagttttgaaaaaaaaatgttctATGATCACACTCTTGTAGTGAAGCAAAACAATTTTCTGCGAGGGGTACTGCGTGGTACCGGAGGAGACGTAAATATCTTACAGTCGTTAAATCCAACTTTTTCGAACTCTTGGACAAGAGAAGGCATGCATTCAGCTAAACCAGATATAAAATGAGCTGAGGATTGTTTTCCTTCACTCCCATTAACATCTTGAACCCCACCTTTGACCAAACAACCAACTTGAACACCATTCATGTATGCTTTACATGACCCCAGAATATCATGTGCTCGGTTGTAGAAATGCCCTACAACTAAGTCTtcgaaattctgaaaaccaaAGAAGAACCTAAATCAGTtgcttgaatcccaagaaaagaaaataaacttaTGTGCTACAAGTAAACGCTAGAGATATACAAGAAATGAACCAAGAGTAGAACAAAACCTTTGGAGGCTTTCTTATCGTATACATCATTGTCCTCAACGATAGAAGGAATCTTTTTTCGTTATACTGCCGGGCCTGCTTTTCACCATTTGGAGTACCTCTCGAAAGTTCATATCCAGGTTCATTGAAGTAAGGCTGTGTGTTCA is part of the Vicia villosa cultivar HV-30 ecotype Madison, WI linkage group LG2, Vvil1.0, whole genome shotgun sequence genome and encodes:
- the LOC131647832 gene encoding putative ubiquitin-conjugating enzyme E2 38, whose translation is MEVDEYTLLQAQFDNVDLPTGIEAPFTFQPNNSITRGFKIGSSSLQSCGTQLSSKAAASKKNSLGVESSKSRRFMKSVRSKGKHGLADNPDVMKPPYLGRFECAKVGAGSGSSFRSNFIGQNGSLRPCGVESGKFWSKSSCSFVATPKHAHGSTGALKSARDVHKAENVTLRKLQSFKQFDTVIDTSDHHFINDNSSSKQNLKSWAKKIQKEWKILEKHLPDTIFVRAYESRMDLMRAVIIGAEGTPYHNGLFFFDIHFPSGYPDVPPNVHYHSGGLEINPNLYDCGTVCLSLLNTWSGSKEEMWTKGVSTMLQVLVSIQGLILNSKPYFNEPEYEDSMGTPDGEMDAQEYNQSTFILSLRTMTYTIRKPPKNFEDLVAGHFYSRAHDILASCKAYTGGVEVDCLVKEFENIGVDCKKFRRHFHL